The Mycolicibacterium flavescens genomic interval GTCGGGGTCCTTCACGGCGACGACGACATTGCCGTCGGCGGGGTCGGTCGTCTTCTCGCCCACGACTTCTTGGGCGACGATCGGAGTGGTTTCAAGTACGGGCCCCTGCGGCTCCTCGCCCTCGATGATCTCTCCTTCGGCAAGCTCCGTGATGACCTCGCCCTCGATCGCTCCCTCGACGACCGGCGTCCCGGCACCTTCAGTCAGCGTGAGATCCCCCTCGCTGTTGACGGTGAGCATCATCTCGTCGGCGTCGCCACGCGCGGCCAGCAGCCGCGAATCGTCACCCTGGTTTTCGTCGGCATCCGCCAGAAGCTTGGCTCCCGGCGGATCGCCCTGCTCATCCGCCGCAGCGGGAGGAGCGACCGGTGCCGGCACCGGATCGGGGGTGATCGTTATCGGCTTCGGCGCCAGCTCCGGGATGAAGTTGCCGAGGAAGTTGACCACACCCTGGAAAACAGCCGGAATCATCCTGAGCACCAGCGTGATCGGGTTGAAGAACGGGATCAGTCCGATCGGGGAATACTGCCCGAACGGGATGTTGCGGTTGTATCCCGTCTCTTCGATGAGCACCTCGAGGATGGGCTCCCAGAAATCTGCGATCGGCTTTCCGATCAATGGGATCGAGTGCAGCGGACGCACTATCGGTAGCACCTTCGGCCTGACGGTGTAGTACGTCGTGTCTCCGTACTGCTGAATCTGGACGAGATCCGGGTGCTTCTCGGGGTATGTGGTGAGCTCTTTCCATTCGGCGACGGTGTATCCGGCGGGGGTTTCACCGGGATCACTGTCCTCGTTGATCGCGAGATAGGTGCCGTGGTCGTAGTAGAAGCCCAAGACCGAATTGATGATGGCCAGCGGATTGAGCAGATACTGCGGGAAATCCGCGATGCCCTCCCACCGGATCGCCCAGTCCTTTGTCTTGAACGGCGTGTTGGTCGGCGTGGGCTGGCCGGTCGTCACATCCAGGATCGGGATGTGGCCGAGAAATCCGAACCGCGAGAGGATTCCGCCGTTCGGGCGATTCGGGTTGCCGATGTAGACGAACTCTATGGAGTCCGCATTATCGACCAGATCTTTCCACTGGCCGCTGGCGAACTGCATCTTCGAGATGGTGACCACGCGGGACCCCTGTGAATACCCGGCGATCACAATATCCCCGTCGTAACCGAGGCTCTCCATCGTCGTCAGCACTTCATTCAGGTTCTTCACGCCATCAGCGACGGACACGTCGAACTTCTCGCATCGACCCGGGTCGCACCAGCCCGGCAATGGAATCGGCCAGAACGATGCGAAGTAGTCGATACCGTCCAGCTGGCAGTTGTTGGCGACGGTGCAATCCGTGCGCTTCATGTAGTAGTCGCGGTAGTTCGGCATGTAATCGGTGACATCGTTCGCGTTCGGCGTTCCGGTACCCGGCACGATCAGCGCGGTCGTAGCGGCCAGACTGACCGCTGCCAACAGTGCGGTCGCGGCGCTGAGGACGGTAGCGCTCAGCAGGCCCAGCAAAGAGAGAAAGACGACCCGGATGCACTTACGCATGGGTCAACTTTCACATAGGCGCGGCGGCAGCGACGACAAAACCCGCGAAGTTCCCGGGGTAATTTCTGTCGGCCAGATACCTACCGGCCCAATGCGGCCGTCGCATCCCCGAGGTCGCTGACAGCAACGCCTAGCCCCCGCTTCCGGTTCGAAAAGCAGAGAACACGCTCGGGCATTCTCTGCTCAGTCGTCGGACGCCGCGGTGCAAACCCGCGAACGGGCGGCTTCTACGCTCCGGCTTCGGTGAAGTTGCGCGTCACCGACGGGTCGACCGGAATGCCCGGGCCGGTCGTGGTCGAGATGACGACCTTCTTGAGGTAGCGGCCCTTCGACGACGACGGCTTGGCCCGCAGGATCTCGTCGATCGCGGCGCCGTAGTTCTCCGCCAGCGCCTTCTCGTCGAACGACGCCTTGCCGATCACGAAGTGCAGATTGGCCTGCTTGTCGACGCGGAAGTTGATCTTGCCGCCCTTGATGTCAGACACGGCCTTGGCGACGTCGGGCGTCACGGTGCCGGTCTTCGGGTTCGGCATCAGACCACGCGGACCGA includes:
- a CDS encoding PE-PPE domain-containing protein yields the protein MRKCIRVVFLSLLGLLSATVLSAATALLAAVSLAATTALIVPGTGTPNANDVTDYMPNYRDYYMKRTDCTVANNCQLDGIDYFASFWPIPLPGWCDPGRCEKFDVSVADGVKNLNEVLTTMESLGYDGDIVIAGYSQGSRVVTISKMQFASGQWKDLVDNADSIEFVYIGNPNRPNGGILSRFGFLGHIPILDVTTGQPTPTNTPFKTKDWAIRWEGIADFPQYLLNPLAIINSVLGFYYDHGTYLAINEDSDPGETPAGYTVAEWKELTTYPEKHPDLVQIQQYGDTTYYTVRPKVLPIVRPLHSIPLIGKPIADFWEPILEVLIEETGYNRNIPFGQYSPIGLIPFFNPITLVLRMIPAVFQGVVNFLGNFIPELAPKPITITPDPVPAPVAPPAAADEQGDPPGAKLLADADENQGDDSRLLAARGDADEMMLTVNSEGDLTLTEGAGTPVVEGAIEGEVITELAEGEIIEGEEPQGPVLETTPIVAQEVVGEKTTDPADGNVVVAVKDPDVKKDSEVTTNPAQNRIDANGRSVSLDASPNKPAAGPADGDNGGVQRITPASPEPSEGLTTKTDPNGTAKDLEGAGAADDSQDSEPAAA